Genomic DNA from Candidatus Nitronereus thalassa:
TATGAAGGCGCGTGTATTGTCGGCGTTGTCTTTGACCCGACTCGTCCTGAACTGTTTGTCGGCGTGAAGAATGAAGGGGCCACCTGCAATGGGCAACCCATTCAGGTGTCTCGGATTGCTGAATTAGGCAAATCCCTACTCGTGACCGGGTTTGGATACGATATCGCGGAAAGCGGCGACAACCTCGATGAGTTTTGCCGCTTCACGCTCAGGACACAGGGCGTCCGGCGAACCGGCACCGCGGCCATCGACCTGTGCTACGTAGCCAGTGGCCGATTTGATGGCTTTTGGGAAATGAACCTCAATCCTTGGGATACCGCGGCGGGAACCGTCATTCTGGGGGAAGCGGGGGGGAAGGTGACCTCTTATGACGGAGCGCCGTACACCATCTACAGCAAACAAATGGTGGCCAGCAATGGACTTCTTCATGAGGCCATCATCGATGTACTTGGCCAGTCAACGAAAAAATGATTCGGAAAGCATCAATGTGAAAGGCAAAGGCACACATACATGAAATTTTTTCTCAGATTGCTTGCGCTGCTTGGCGTGCTCGGCGTGATTGCCATTATCATTGTTGGCATGTCCTTGAATGCCCTTGTGAAAACCGGTGTGGAAACCATGGGGCCGAAAGTTTTGGGGGTCCCCATCACGCTGGAAGACGTAGATATTTCGCTTCTCTCTGGCGGGAAGGACATGCGGGCCAGCCTGGAAAGGCTCATTATCAAAAACCCCGCTGGCTATGAAACCGACTATGCGTTTTCTCTTCCGAATATTCGGGTTCAGGTAGATCGAAATTCCGTACTCACCGATACGATCATCATCGAAGAAATTTTAATTGCAGGCCCTGCCATTACGTTTGAAGGTTCCTTGCTCGGGAGCAACCTGGGAGACATTCAGGATAACGTGAAACACAACACGGCCTCTGCGTCAGACGATGAGACAGAAAAGAAAGGCGAACAGCATGAAGACCGAGAGAAAACCGTTCACATTAAAAAAGTGACCATGAAAGATGCGAAAATTAATTTGAGTTTGTTCGGTGGGGAAGCCGAAATGATCGAATTGACCTTGCCCGATTTTGAATTACGCGATATCGGCAATAAACCAGGAGGCACAAGTTTTCAAAAAGCCTCAGCTGAAATATTCGATGCGATTTATGCGGCTATTATTAAGGCCGTCACAGAGTCGGGAAAATTAATTCCCAAGAGTCTTAAACAGTTTGGGAAAACGGCGGAGGAGTTGGGGAAGTCGGCTGAGAAGGTTGGGAAGGAATTGTTGAAGGGGTTGTTCAATAATAAATAAGAGAACTGAGAGACCCGTCGAATTGTCATTTCGACCAAAGGGAGAAATCTGGTTTTAACCTTCGCAAAAATGGATTGGTTGAAATTTACCTTAGCAGGGTTTCGCCCCTGCAGACGAGGTCCTTTTGTTTCGGCAAAAGGACCCAAAACCATGTTCGCCCGTGCGTGGCCCTGCGGGTCCCTAGTCCACAGGATCGAATTAAATGGCTGCGCAACTCGCTCCGCTCAGACAATGCTCGCCAAAATGTTGAATTCGATCCTGCGGCCCAGCCACGCCCAAGGCAAGTTGATTTGGATTTTGAATATATATGGACTCTGTAAACACCTAATAAACGAGCTACTTCTGAATTTCTTTAAACAAAAAGGACTTTCATGAACGAGCAAGAAGCCCTTCGTTCATTTACAACTCTCGGGGCAGTTATACTTGGCTTTTTACTTAGCCAAATATCTGAGTGGGTTAAATCAAAGAGAAAGTCAGACAAAAAAAGACTAGCTATTCGAAGCCTTATCGAACTTGAAACAAAAAATAATATTTCTTACATATCAGAATTTTGGCAAAGTATTTTGGCAAGCAAGGAAAAGTGGAATGATGAAGGAGGGGCCTTTCTATATGTACAACTCGCTGAACAAGCATCGAGGAAACCCTTTCCTCAATTAACAACAGATGCATGGAAAGCTAATCTTGGAGAAATGCCAACAGTTTATTCACAAGTTGAATTAGAAAAACTTTGGAAACTCCAAAGAAATATTGAGCGGCTATTGTCATTGCACTACTTTTTTTGTGAAGCCAGAGAAGAAAAAATGGAAACTAGTCGTTTTTACAAAGGCCTAAATAAAAGTAGTGTGGGTATGATATTTAGTCAGCTAGGGTTTACGGATTCAGTGCTTGAACTTGCGAAAGAGTTTAAAAGTCTAAGTGAAACAATTCTCCTCTTTAACTTCAATGAAACAAAGTCTTAAAACCCAGGCTAATTCGTTTTACTTAACGTTAAGCTCTCCCTTCTGATGTAGATTTTTGGGTAACGGGTGCATCTAGCCTAACCGAAGACGCTACAATTTGGCGTAAAAGGAATCTATTCCAAATCTTTCCTCCCGTTGCGAACAAAGGTAAAAAAGATCATGAAAACTGAATTCCAGTATCCTGGACCTCGCGGTAGGGGAGGAGCCAGACTAGGGATTCGTCGTGGAGGTCGCCGACTTGGATGCGGTTACCCCAGGGGTCGCGGAAATCGCAGCGGAAGTTGGGCTCCATTTTCAGGCCATATTTGTTAACCAGTTTTTCTCGCACTTCGTTGATTTGGGCTTCGTCCCGGACCATGATGCCAAAGTGTTTCATGCGATCGGGCTGAAGTTTTTCCACTTCGAAGATCGCCAGGAATTGATGCTCGCCGAGTTTGCACCAGGCTGCTCCTTCTCCACCTTGTCGTAGCATTTCGAGATTAAACACATCTGAATAAAATTCCACCGCCTTCTGCACATCATCCACCTCAATCACCACATGATTGCAGCCATACACTTGAACCGCCATGTTTGAATCTCCTTTTTTTTATGTGTAATTCCCAATTGTCATTTTTATTATAGCGGGGTTTCGCCCCCGCCGACGAGGTCCTTTTGTTTCGGCAAAAGGACCCAAAACCATTTTGCCCGTGCACGGCCCTTCGGGTAAACTCCGCCACGGTACCGAATTATATGGCTGCGCAACTCGCTTCGCTCAGAAAATACTCGCCATAGAAGTGGAATTCGGTACCGAGGCTCCGTCGCGCACAAGGGCATAGGATTAGGAAATATAAGCTGGAAGATTAAAATACTACAGAGAAAAAAGGGGAGAAATCATGTTATTTTTTGTGAAGGTTCGAGTGAAGCACGAGGGGATGTCGTTGGATGAGTTGTGGACTCTTTGGGAAAAGGAAGCCAAATCGGCCCTTGGTGCCAAACAGGCCGGAAAGGTGCAGGCATTATACAAAGTCGTCGGGCAGCGGCGCGTGTTGGCCATTGCCGACGTGGAATCCCACGACGAACTGGATCGCATTCTCATGGCCGGAATTCCCATGGCCAACGTAGTGGATGTCGAAGAAGTGCTGCCGATTCGGGCGTATGAAGATTTTGCTAACGATTTAAAGCGACGGTGGAAATAATTTGGTGGACATGGCTGGCAGCATAAAATACTGCGGCTCCAACATACCAGGCTCTTCCCCTAATTTTCTTTTCCTGTCGGTCGGATGAGCAACACCGAATGGGTGGAGCGATGCAGCACGGTATGCGACACGCTTCCCAGGACAAAACGAGAGAGGATAGAGGGATTGTGGGTTCCCATAACAATTAAATCCGGGTTGGTGGAGCCCTCCTGTTCCAAAATGGTTTCCGCCGGAGATCCCATGCCCACCCTTCCAATCACCGAATAGTGAAGGGCTTTCAATTTCCCCACCACATGATCGGTAAACGTCTCCGCGCTTTCCAATGCTTGTTGTATCTTGGTTTCTGAAGCCGAGACGCCTGCGCGCAAAATGGATCGTGGAATGGGAACGACATTGAAGACCGTAATTTCCGCGGTGCTTTTGAAAGGATGATTACCAAAGAATTCCACGGCGGTTTGTTCATCGCCCTCTCCCTGAATGGGCAATAAGATGTCATCTAATTTCGCCACAGGGGATTTTACAATACAGACGGAACAAGGCGCATGCGTCAACACCCGATGAGAGACACTGCCAAAGATGACTTCTTGCACTTCGCCCAACCCTCTGGCCCCGATGAGAATTAGGTCTGTTTTTTCTTCTTCCACTATCGTTAGAATGCGATCCGCCGGGGAGCCGATTTCCAATCGTTTTGAGACCGGGGCATTGTGGTAGGACAAATGAGCCATGGCTTGTTTGAGGATGTGCTCCCCTTCCTCCCGCATGGCTTGTTCTATGGTCATGGCCAAATCTTTAGTAATATCAGGACCGAGTGCCGGATAGGTAAGTCTTGGCAAGTTCACGACATGCACCACGGTGAGACTTTTTACCGATGAGAGTTGCCCCACGACCTCGACAGCGTGCTGAGAATGCGGAGACCCGTCTACAGCTAATAGCACACGCATCAGTGTTTCTCCTTGTTCCCTGTCACAGGGTCCCGTTTGGTTTGCCGTAATTCCCACACGGTTAGATAAATTTTTACTATCATGGGTAAAGAATAACGAATCGAGAAATCGCTCACAAGGTTGGAGAAGGGCTTAAAGTGAGGTATGATAACCGTGACCAATTAAATTTTTCGAGTTGTTCGCCATGAGTGCATTGACTTCTCTCATTCACCGTTTGTTTGTTCGCCCTTCGATGGTCTTCCGTCTGCTGATCGTGGGTTCGACTTTTATGATGGTTTCCGTCGTGGAAGCGGCACCGAAAGATAAAGAGCGCTGGGACCGAAAATATGGCACCGAGGAATATATTTTTGGAAAAACTCCGATCGCCTTCTTAAAAAAATATCTTCATCTTCTCCCAAAAGGAAAGGCCTTAGACATCGCCATGGGCGAGGGGCGCAACGGAGTATTTCTCGCGGCCCAAGGATTTCAAGTGACAGGAATTGATATTTCCGAGACAGGATTGAGCAAGGCTAGAACCCTTGCTAAAGAACAGGGCGTGTCCATCGAGACCCAAGTGGTGGATCTCGAAACCACTGAACTCCCGGCGAACACTTATGATGTCATTATTTGCACCTATTACCTACAAAGGAATCTATTTCCACAAATAATCAATGCCCTTAAACCTGGCGGCATGGTCGTGGTAGAAACCTATACTGTAGATCACCAAAAATACCGTCCCCGCTTTCCTCGCCAATTTCTCCTGGAACCCAATGAACTTCTGCATCATTTTAAAGACCTCACCGTCTTACAGTATCAATTACAGGATGATGGACAAACGGCCTATGCCAGCATTCTGGCAGCGAAACCGAAACCCGTCCGTCACTGAACAGTTGGGTCTCCGTAGGTCACCCTACGGATCTTCCTCCCTTGCGACATATTGAGACCTTCGTGTACTCTTCCCCGGCTTATTAGTTTTTATATTTTCTTGCTCTGGTAAGGGGGATTTCGAATTATGGGCCCTGTTCAAGAGTTACCAGTCGACGTCGATTCCCTTATTCATGAATTACAAAGTCATCCGGTTAATACCAACGAATTTTTTAGGACCTTTAAAACACGCCAGCTCAACCCTCGTCAGTTACGTGTTTTCATTCGTCAGTATCACTACTTTTGTTTTCACTTCGTCAAAGTCTTGGAAGGGCTGCTGTATCATACCCCCATTGACCAAGTGGAAATGCGCACCCAGTTGGCGAAAACTCTCTATTCCGAATTAGGAAGCGGTTCTCACGAACACGTGCACATTCGGCAGTTAGAACGATTTGCCCACAGCATCGGCTTACATCCGCAAGATCTGGAAGAGACCGAACCCATTCAGGAAGTCACGCAGTATTTGGAAACCCTACGCCGATTATTTTTGCAGTCGAGCCATTTAACGGCCTTGGGCGCCGAACTCGCCGTGGAAACCACGGCCATTTCCGAGTTCCAATACTTTCTCCCAGGCCTTCAGCAATATGAACACTTCGATCGGCGAGATCTCGCTTTTTTTGAATTGCATGTGGCCGAGGAAGAAGTGCATGGCGAATGGCTCATCGAGGCCGTGCGCAAAACCGCCAAGTCAGATGAAGATTTATTCGAAGTCGCGTTTGGCGCTCGTGAGACTGCCGACGCCTGGCTCGAATTTTGGGATGGCATGTACCTTGCTGTCTTTGATGCTAACCCTTCCGACGCTCTCAATTGAATGTCGGATTTTCCCCCAACCTCACCGTCCACCATCCAACCACAGGCTCTTGAAGGCGCAGTCCTCCAGCAACGGGCCTGGCGCATGCCCGATCTTATCGTGTATCAATACGGCCCCGAAGAATGGTGGGTCACTCCGCTGGATGAAGATCTTCCCCTCGTCAAATTGAACCGCATGGGCGCTTCGCTCCTTGGGGCCATGGATGGCCGGTCTTCCATTCAAACGTTGCTCGCTCAATTCGGAAAATGGGTATGCGGTCCGCATCAAGAAACTGGGCGCTATTTTTTAGAGCGGTGGGCCACCCCTCGCTATTCGCTCTGCTATTACGGTGATGAAGCACCGAGCGGACATAGCGTGAATGCCAAATGGGATCTCTTGCTGCAAAAGGTTCGGGAACAATGGCATGAGAATGTCGCTGAGGAAACCGATGAACATCTCACCGATTTTCACCACAAAGGCATTCAAAGCCACCACGGCCATTTTGAAATCGTCGAAACCACGGTCTCGCATTTACTCCGCGAACCCTGCGAAGCGCTGAACGGGCTATCGTATGGGCAACTTCTCGCGAAAACCTTGCGGCAACTCGGCTGGTGGAACCCCAAACCCAACCGGATCGTCGAAGTCGGCGCAGGGCTCGGTTATTTGTCACACGAAATGGCAAAGGAACTGACCCCCGTCGAACGACGAAACGTCGAATATATTTTTCTGGATCTGACTCGCCCATTTCTGCATTCCCAACTCGATCTCGCGACGAAAGCCGGATGGAATGCCCTCGCGCTGAATGCCAATGCGGAATTTTTGCCCATTGCTGATGCCAGCGTAGACCTCGTCATCGACAATGAAAACTTGGCGGACATGACGCCAACTCATTTCAGCAAGGAAGAATTGGATTCAGGCAAAGGAGCCAACGAAGAACATCAACGCAGTTTGGATTTGATTCATAAACTTCGATTGAATTTGGACAAACCGTATCCTGATGAAGCCATCTTCAACTACGGAGCCATTCAATTTCTGATTGAGCTGTGGCGGGTGTTACGTCCGGGTGGGAGAGCATTACTGATTGAATTTGGCATTGACTCAGGCTGGCCCGACCCAGTACGGCTTCCCGGTCATACCGAGTACGAGGTGCAATATTCGCACATGCGCCATACCGCAAAGTGGCTTGGTTTTAACGAACAATACTGCGCCCTACCGCAACTGCTTTCCATCAAACGCGACACCCAAGTACTGTGTACCGGAGCAGCCTATGCTCTCCGGCGATTGCAAGAAGCCGAAGGAAAAAAGTTCGCCGTCCGTGCATACACGGAATCTGAACTAAAACAGTCTCTCGGCGATGCCCTGCCCAAAATTACTGGACTGCACTACCACAACATCCTCGACCCCGCTTGGTTTGGCCTCTGGGACTTCAAAGCCTTGATTCTAGAAAAACCCGGCGGCTTCAAACGGCCCGCCTACCAAGAGTCAGGCGGCTTCCGCTGGTATAGTCAGCGATAGTCTTCTTCTTGGCTATTTACCCTGCTCCCTTTGGTAAAAAATGATCGGACGGTCCCCCGATATCATTTTTCGGGATTTCGCCCCCACATAAAATAAATTCTGAATAAGATTGCGGCACAAGCAGGCAGGACAAAATCAGGCGGCTCCGGTAGAATCCCAGCTGCCTATCAGGAGAGGGGCAGCCTTCCAGGGCACACAGCCAGCGATAATTCACTTCTTTTTCCAGAAATTGTCTGCTACGGTGAAATATGGAAATGAATGCTCAGTTAGCAAATGCTGGCCCCCTGATACGAATGGCCCAATCAGAAGAGGCTCAACCAATCTTTTGGGTGGCTCTTATCATTTCATACCTTATTGCCATATTTCTTATGTTTGGCCTCTGGAAACAACCGGATACTTATAAAAAACGACTTATCTGGACTCTTCTTTTACTATTTCCATTTTTTGGTCCCATATTCTATGGGGGTCTTTATCGCCCTCCAAAAGTTCAACCCAAAGACATGAGGGCTAAGGAAAATATTACATACGGAGCAGGATGAGCAGGATAAGGAATTCACACTTTTTATTATGGAAGGAGAAAAAATGGCGGTACTTGTTACTCAACTTTGCTTGTTTCAACTTGAGAGCATAACTTCAGATCAACCTTAGCCGTTTCGCTGTCCGTTTGATTCACCTCTTACTTCCATATTCCTCCCCCGCTTTCGTACGCGGCGGAGCTGCGGTACCGAATTCGACTATTATGGCGAAGGCTGTTTGAGCGAAGAGGTGGATTTAAACCTCGAAGCGAGTTCCTGAGCCATCTAATTCGGGACCGTGGCGGAATCCACCCGTAGGGACGCGCACGGGTGGAAATGGTTTTGGACACTTTTGCCGAAACAAAAGTGTCTCGTCGCGCGGGGACGGAACCCCGCATAAAAAATACTAGTAAATTGTGTTTTGTCGTGCCAAATTCACTAGCACTCCTTCCCGTAGCCCGTACTCACTGACTAGGCATTGATCTTGGTCAAGTTCTTCCATGACGCAGCGGAGGATAAGGGTACCGGCGGCAATGACTTCTTCACGGCCTTTCTCTAGCCCGGGGATGCCGGTGCGTTCGGATTGTTTTCGAGGGAGAATGGTGCGCTCGAGGTTTTTTATTGTTTCAAGCTTAAGAGAATAATTATGAACACGGTCGGGATCGTAGATGGTAAGTCCTTGAGCGATAGCGGCTAAGGAGGTAATGGTTCCGGCGGTTCCGACGAACGTCAGTCCGGACGTATCGCCGAGGGCGCCTAAGGCCTTTCGTGTTAATGAATGGATGAGTTGTTTTGCTTCATGAACCTCTGAAGTCGTTGGCGGATCACTTTTCAGTACACGCTCAGATAATCGCACAACGCCCATGTCAATCGAAATGGTTTGCACTTCCTGGCCTTGCCGATCCACGATAAACTCTGTGCTTCCACCGCCGATATCAAGGCCAAGTATGTCACCAACAGAAGTTGGCAGCCCAGAACGAAGACCTAAGAGTGTTCTCCTGGCTTCCTCCTGACCATCAATAACTTCTACCTCTATGCCGGCTTCTTGTTTGACCCGCCTGAGAAATTCCTCACGATTGCGCGCTTCGCGGACTGCGCTTGTGGCAACGGCAATGGAGGCTCCAACGTCATGCTGTTTAATCACGCCGTGCCATTCTTTAATCGCTTCGACGACACGAGTCATGGCCTCCGGCTTGAGTCGCTTAGTTTCATCAACACCTTCACCCAACCGAAGAATCTTTCGTCCGGAGAACACGGGCTTCACTGGACCAGGGCCCTCAACGTCTCCAATCAATAATCGGCAGGTGAGTGTGCCAATGTCGATCGATGCTACTCTCATAAGAAAATCGTTGCTCGTTGCTGGTTGCTTGTCGCTCGTGAAAAAACGTCGTTCGCATTTCGTATCTCGTATTTCGCGGGAGGAAGATTGCTATCTTCACTTCTTTTGCGTTTCACGCTTCACGAGATACGCTTCACGATCTCCTCATCCTATCGATCCCAATTCTAACTTTTTTTGCCACCGTCGCAGCATGGCGGTTTTTAGTTCTTGATGTTCGGGTAAGGATAGGTGTGGATCTTGTTGCACCAAGAGAAACGCTTCGTCGCGGGCCTGCTCAAGCAATTGGCTATCTCGCACGAGATCAGCCACGCGAAATTCAGGAATGCCCCATTGACGAGTGCCGAGGAATTCTCCAGGACCACGAATGAGTAGGTCCTGTTCAGCTATCGCAAACCCGTCGGAACAGTTCACCATCGCCTTCAATCGTTGTTGTGCACTCTGGGTTACAGATGCCGTATTGCGTGCTGCCCATGTTTCTTGAATGCCCAGCGGTAGTTCTGGTGCAAATTTCACATCCTTCCTTTGAGAAAATTCTTCTGTCGTATCTGGTTCCATAGCACCTGCCTTACTCCTGGCCGAACTTATTAGCAGGCAAAAAGATTGATGGTCCCCTCGTCCTACGCGTCCGCGCAATTGATGCAACTGCGCCAAACCGAACCGGTCGGCATGTTCAATTGCCATCACCGTGGCATTAGGAATATCTAAGCCCACTTCAATCACCGTAGTGGCCACCAACACTTGCAGGAAACCCTCTTTAAAGGCTGCCATGACCTGGGCTTTTTCTTCGGACTTCATGCGTCCATGCAACAGACCTATTGTATAGAAGGGAAACTCTTCCTTCTGAAGCCGCGCCGCCGCTTGAGTGGCCGCTTCCAGATCAGTTTTTTCGGACTCCTCCACAAGCGGGTACACAATATACGCCTGGCGACCGGATTCGATTTGTTTTCGAATCAGGGAGTAAGCTCGCGATCTTGAACTTTGGCGAAACACTCTGGTTTGAATGGGCTTTCGCCCGGGCGGCATTTCATCAATAACCGACACATCCAAATCCCCGTAGACCGTCATGGCCAAGGTTCGTGGAATGGGAGTGGCCGTCATCACGATGACATCTGGATGAATGCCTTTGGTTCTGAGGGTCCCACGTTGCAACACCCCAAACTTGTGTTGTTCATCCACCACCACCAAGCCAAGTTTGGCGAATTGCACGGTTTCTTCCAGCAGCGCATGAGTGCCAACGATTAGTTGGACTTCGCCCGAGGTGATTTGCTCATAGACTTTTTCCCGTTCTTTGGTGGAAAGCCCTCCCGATACCCGTGCCATTTTGACACCAAGATCTGCGACGTATTTTTGGAGATTCAAATAATGTTGTTCTGCCAGGATTTCTGTTGGGACCATGAGCGCCGCTTGATAGCCAGACCCTACGGCAATCAACATGGCATTCAAGGCCACGATGGTTTTTCCTGACCCCACATCACCTTGAATCAGCCGATTCATGGGACTGGGTTTAACCATATCTTGTTGAATCTCATGAATCACACGAGTTTGGGCTTTAGTTAAAGGGAAAGGGAGTTGCTTGTGCAGTTGAGCTACCAATGGAGTGGCGGGCGTAAAGGCAATTCCAGGAGTTTCTTTTTGGTTTGTCATTTGACGAATGGCCAGTGCAACCTGAAGAACAAAGCATTCTTCAAATGCCAGCCGTCGATGCGCAGGGGTCTGCCACCCATTCAATTCATTGAGATCGATGTGTTCCTCGGGAAAGTGCACCAGGCGCATGGCCTCACTCATAGTCGGCCATTGGTACCGTTGTCGGAGCGACAGAGGTAAAATTTCCTGAAACTGATAGTGGTATTCCTCAAGCAGGCCCTGCATCATTCGACGTAAATGACGAGAGGTCAAGCCTTTCGTCTCATGATAAACCGGGACGATACGTCCTACATGCAGGAGCCCGTCCTCTTCAGGATCCACCACTTCAAACTGCGGCGATCGCATTTGCCAATGTGCTCGTCTTCCCGGCGCCACACTGAC
This window encodes:
- a CDS encoding inositol monophosphatase family protein codes for the protein MSQSKLPPPSELQALKKVAIEAAQVGGEILQKYTKAGFAIEHKTRLSLVTDADKESERTIVALLKQAYPTHQILAEEEGIHSAQQSPYKWVIDPLDGTTNFTHGLPLYNVSIGLEYEGACIVGVVFDPTRPELFVGVKNEGATCNGQPIQVSRIAELGKSLLVTGFGYDIAESGDNLDEFCRFTLRTQGVRRTGTAAIDLCYVASGRFDGFWEMNLNPWDTAAGTVILGEAGGKVTSYDGAPYTIYSKQMVASNGLLHEAIIDVLGQSTKK
- a CDS encoding VOC family protein, producing MAVQVYGCNHVVIEVDDVQKAVEFYSDVFNLEMLRQGGEGAAWCKLGEHQFLAIFEVEKLQPDRMKHFGIMVRDEAQINEVREKLVNKYGLKMEPNFRCDFRDPWGNRIQVGDLHDESLVWLLPYREVQDTGIQFS
- a CDS encoding muconolactone Delta-isomerase, translated to MLFFVKVRVKHEGMSLDELWTLWEKEAKSALGAKQAGKVQALYKVVGQRRVLAIADVESHDELDRILMAGIPMANVVDVEEVLPIRAYEDFANDLKRRWK
- a CDS encoding universal stress protein, producing MRVLLAVDGSPHSQHAVEVVGQLSSVKSLTVVHVVNLPRLTYPALGPDITKDLAMTIEQAMREEGEHILKQAMAHLSYHNAPVSKRLEIGSPADRILTIVEEEKTDLILIGARGLGEVQEVIFGSVSHRVLTHAPCSVCIVKSPVAKLDDILLPIQGEGDEQTAVEFFGNHPFKSTAEITVFNVVPIPRSILRAGVSASETKIQQALESAETFTDHVVGKLKALHYSVIGRVGMGSPAETILEQEGSTNPDLIVMGTHNPSILSRFVLGSVSHTVLHRSTHSVLLIRPTGKEN
- a CDS encoding class I SAM-dependent methyltransferase, encoding MSALTSLIHRLFVRPSMVFRLLIVGSTFMMVSVVEAAPKDKERWDRKYGTEEYIFGKTPIAFLKKYLHLLPKGKALDIAMGEGRNGVFLAAQGFQVTGIDISETGLSKARTLAKEQGVSIETQVVDLETTELPANTYDVIICTYYLQRNLFPQIINALKPGGMVVVETYTVDHQKYRPRFPRQFLLEPNELLHHFKDLTVLQYQLQDDGQTAYASILAAKPKPVRH
- a CDS encoding iron-containing redox enzyme family protein, with amino-acid sequence MGPVQELPVDVDSLIHELQSHPVNTNEFFRTFKTRQLNPRQLRVFIRQYHYFCFHFVKVLEGLLYHTPIDQVEMRTQLAKTLYSELGSGSHEHVHIRQLERFAHSIGLHPQDLEETEPIQEVTQYLETLRRLFLQSSHLTALGAELAVETTAISEFQYFLPGLQQYEHFDRRDLAFFELHVAEEEVHGEWLIEAVRKTAKSDEDLFEVAFGARETADAWLEFWDGMYLAVFDANPSDALN
- a CDS encoding class I SAM-dependent methyltransferase is translated as MSDFPPTSPSTIQPQALEGAVLQQRAWRMPDLIVYQYGPEEWWVTPLDEDLPLVKLNRMGASLLGAMDGRSSIQTLLAQFGKWVCGPHQETGRYFLERWATPRYSLCYYGDEAPSGHSVNAKWDLLLQKVREQWHENVAEETDEHLTDFHHKGIQSHHGHFEIVETTVSHLLREPCEALNGLSYGQLLAKTLRQLGWWNPKPNRIVEVGAGLGYLSHEMAKELTPVERRNVEYIFLDLTRPFLHSQLDLATKAGWNALALNANAEFLPIADASVDLVIDNENLADMTPTHFSKEELDSGKGANEEHQRSLDLIHKLRLNLDKPYPDEAIFNYGAIQFLIELWRVLRPGGRALLIEFGIDSGWPDPVRLPGHTEYEVQYSHMRHTAKWLGFNEQYCALPQLLSIKRDTQVLCTGAAYALRRLQEAEGKKFAVRAYTESELKQSLGDALPKITGLHYHNILDPAWFGLWDFKALILEKPGGFKRPAYQESGGFRWYSQR
- a CDS encoding Ppx/GppA phosphatase family protein; this translates as MRVASIDIGTLTCRLLIGDVEGPGPVKPVFSGRKILRLGEGVDETKRLKPEAMTRVVEAIKEWHGVIKQHDVGASIAVATSAVREARNREEFLRRVKQEAGIEVEVIDGQEEARRTLLGLRSGLPTSVGDILGLDIGGGSTEFIVDRQGQEVQTISIDMGVVRLSERVLKSDPPTTSEVHEAKQLIHSLTRKALGALGDTSGLTFVGTAGTITSLAAIAQGLTIYDPDRVHNYSLKLETIKNLERTILPRKQSERTGIPGLEKGREEVIAAGTLILRCVMEELDQDQCLVSEYGLREGVLVNLARQNTIY
- the recG gene encoding ATP-dependent DNA helicase RecG is translated as MPTSPLIGREPLEYLRGLLARLNRPIELAHRQGGAKKAKIKNLETFITGQIVQALGEVVFPRKIESELLALRALFQNDTKVTLPNELNQLIQARRILDRISFSIKDIPKVEKSVELSPASQTARSCSNAREVDPSTSQGHRPLHEVSIRYAKGVGPKRALLLEKLGIRTIEDALWVLPWRYEDRSVISSIFTLVAGERATVSGVVDRTTLRRIPRRNMTLVSVFVRDETGVIEVVFFNQPYLEKTFQSGMRVVLSGLVSVAPGRRAHWQMRSPQFEVVDPEEDGLLHVGRIVPVYHETKGLTSRHLRRMMQGLLEEYHYQFQEILPLSLRQRYQWPTMSEAMRLVHFPEEHIDLNELNGWQTPAHRRLAFEECFVLQVALAIRQMTNQKETPGIAFTPATPLVAQLHKQLPFPLTKAQTRVIHEIQQDMVKPSPMNRLIQGDVGSGKTIVALNAMLIAVGSGYQAALMVPTEILAEQHYLNLQKYVADLGVKMARVSGGLSTKEREKVYEQITSGEVQLIVGTHALLEETVQFAKLGLVVVDEQHKFGVLQRGTLRTKGIHPDVIVMTATPIPRTLAMTVYGDLDVSVIDEMPPGRKPIQTRVFRQSSRSRAYSLIRKQIESGRQAYIVYPLVEESEKTDLEAATQAAARLQKEEFPFYTIGLLHGRMKSEEKAQVMAAFKEGFLQVLVATTVIEVGLDIPNATVMAIEHADRFGLAQLHQLRGRVGRGDHQSFCLLISSARSKAGAMEPDTTEEFSQRKDVKFAPELPLGIQETWAARNTASVTQSAQQRLKAMVNCSDGFAIAEQDLLIRGPGEFLGTRQWGIPEFRVADLVRDSQLLEQARDEAFLLVQQDPHLSLPEHQELKTAMLRRWQKKLELGSIG